Proteins from a single region of Theileria parva strain Muguga chromosome 1, complete sequence, whole genome shotgun sequence:
- the hspD gene encoding Hsp90 family protein, whose amino-acid sequence MNISLFLLRLIFILYLSRGDNFAFCDESDDLEVVEDPVSFDEIKVEDEAPAALSEEELLDMSEDSSVLTSEKLFKDSAKSEKYEYQAEVTRLLDIIVNSLYSSKDIFLRELVSNSADALEKYKITALQKNYKDKDVELFVRIRSYPKKRLLTIWDNGVGMTKSELMNNLGTIAKSGTANFLDSLSKVGNDPNLIGQFGVGFYSAFLVADTVLVQSKNYEDKQYVWRSSAANSYELYEDTDNSLGDHGTLITLELREDATDYLKTDVLENLVKKYSQFVKYPIQLYKKLKDKQELGWVKVNETQQIWTRNKNTITEQEYNEFYKTISGKTDEPLAHVHFTAEGDVDFKALLYIPSSPPAMYFSSESVGHNVKLYSRRVLVSQEMRDFIPRYLFSVYGVVDSDSFPLNVSREYLQQSKLVKLIGKKVVRTVLDTLYDVMKKSYEDVKEVEDELEKVKSVKEEKEWNTYKKDWKKRNDKEFKEFELSSKNQRDKEENMEDNEKNKKGGKKSLWSADVELRRKGLEKRLKEVDRYSKFYNGFKGSLKVGCYDDDQNRKKIARLLRYKTLFSEKELTFDEYVDKMPEEQTEIYYVTSESYEDLKQMPHLQGLKKRKFDVLYLHDTMDEGCLTKLEEHRGKKFKNVQKADLNLKLTDEEQKEEERKETKYKPLILYLKDLLPETSGVKLSRRLVEDPCTVVASEWSMSSHMEKLMKSYAVHRDDSFDMFNKLNSKVLELNPDHPIMVKLLYLYTQTQKLDQRNDTERVEKERQQKDTEGEKDTEGEKDTEGEKDSEREEDKKPTDDQSTDVERRELLERKSRYMRRLDRLFKLLYNAAKLKSGFVLEEPQLVVNYLYEKLNRSLGDFVERDFEFSKNLTLDDFEVDKVETPVPEHLKKMQLEMESTQSTQGFTQSTEGSTGSTEGSTGSTDTKSTQSTETESPEPKSPEEKGMDGGLELEEIFAGKDPEGFEVTRGSVDDAEGEQAMFDHLKSRGLDVEKLRSKQEDYDWSNDEL is encoded by the coding sequence ATGAATATTAGTTTGTTCCTTTTAAGgcttatttttattttatacctCAGCAGGGGGGATAATTTCGCGTTTTGCGACGAGTCGGATGATTTGGAGGTGGTTGAGGACCCGGTGAGCTTTGACGAAATCAAAGTTGAGGATGAAGCGCCTGCGGCGCTTTCTGAGGAGGAGCTCCTGGACATGTCAGAGGATTCATCGGTTTTAACGagtgaaaaattatttaaagaTTCTGCGAAATCTGAAAAATACGAGTACCAGGCGGAAGTTACGAGGCTTCTGGACATTATCGTAAACTCGCTGTATTCCAGCAAGGATATTTTCCTGCGGGAGCTGGTTTCAAACAGCGCCGACGCGTTAGAAAAGTACAAGATCACAGCGTTACAAAAAAACTATAAAGACAAGGACGTGGAGTTATTCGTGAGAATCCGGTCATACCCTAAGAAGAGGTTACTGACAATTTGGGATAACGGAGTAGGCATGACAAAGTCTGAGctaatgaataatttgggAACAATAGCAAAGTCTGGCACTGCAAATTTCCTGGATTCGCTCTCTAAAGTGGGAAATGACCCGAACTTGATTGGTCAGTTTGGTGTCGGATTTTACTCTGCGTTTCTGGTGGCAGACACAGTGCTGGTCCAGTCTAAAAACTACGAAGATAAACAGTACGTTTGGAGATCCTCAGCGGCAAATAGCTATGAGCTGTACGAGGACACGGATAACAGCCTGGGAGATCATGGCACTCTTATCACTTTGGAGCTGAGAGAAGATGCTACAGATTACCTTAAAACTGATGTTTTGGAGAATTtggttaaaaaatacagCCAGTTTGTAAAGTACCCAATCCAGCTTTACAAGAAACTGAAGGATAAGCAGGAGCTCGGATGGGTAAAGGTGAATGAGACTCAGCAGATCTGGACCAGGAACAAGAACACAATTACAGAGCAGGAGTACAACGAGTTTTACAAGACAATTAGTGGTAAGACTGACGAGCCTCTGGCGCACGTCCACTTCACAGCGGAAGGCGATGTGGACTTTAAGGCGCTTTTATACATTCCAAGCTCTCCGCCCGCAATGTACTTTAGCTCAGAATCGGTAGGCCACAACGTAAAGTTATACTCAAGGAGAGTGCTGGTGTCCCAGGAGATGAGGGATTTTATCCCGAGGTATCTGTTCTCAGTTTACGGTGTCGTAGACTCAGACTCGTTCCCGCTGAACGTGTCCAGGGAATATCTACAGCAGAGCAAACTCGTTAAACTCATTGGGAAAAAAGTGGTCAGAACAGTTCTTGACACTCTTTACGACGTCATGAAAAAGTCTTACGAAGATGTTAAGGAGGTTGAAGATGAGCTGGAGAAGGTAAAATCTGTAAAAGAGGAAAAGGAGTGGAACACCTACAAAAAGGACTGGAAAAAGAGAAATGACAAGGAATTCAAGGAATTCGAACTATCATCCAAAAATCAACGGGATAAAGAGGAGAATATGGAGGATAATGAGAAAAATAAGAAGGGTGGGAAAAAAAGTTTATGGTCGGCTGACGTGGAATTGAGGCGGAAGGGGTTGGAGAAGCGGCTGAAGGAGGTTGATAGGTACAGTAAATTCTACAACGGTTTCAAGGGTAGTTTGAAGGTGGGTTGTTATGACGATGACCAGAACCGGAAGAAGATTGCGAGGCTGCTGAGGTACAAAACTTTGTTTAGTGAAAAGGAGCTAACGTTTGACGAGTACGTTGATAAAATGCCCGAGGAGCAGACTGAGATATATTATGTTACGAGTGAGAGTTACGAGGACCTGAAGCAGATGCCGCACCTCCAGGGTCTCAAGAAGCGGAAATTTGACGTTTTGTACTTGCACGACACTATGGACGAGGGGTGTCTGACAAAGTTGGAGGAGCACAGGGGAAAGAAGTTTAAAAACGTGCAAAAGGCGGATTTGAACCTGAAGCTAACCGACGAGGAGCAGAAGGAGGAGGAGCGTAAGGAAACAAAGTACAAACCGCTCATTCTGTACCTCAAGGACTTGTTACCCGAAACCTCGGGAGTTAAGCTCTCTAGGAGACTCGTGGAAGACCCCTGCACAGTCGTGGCCTCCGAGTGGTCAATGTCCTCCCACATGGAAAAACTCATGAAGTCCTACGCTGTACACAGAGACGACAGCTTCGACATGTTCAACAAACTCAACAGCAAAGTACTCGAACTCAACCCCGATCACCCAATCATGGTCAAACTTCTATACCTCTACACTCAAACACAAAAATTAGATCAACGAAATGATACGGAGAGGGTGGAGAAGGAGAGGCAGCAGAAGGATACCGAGGGGGAGAAGGATACCGAGGGGGAGAAGGATACCGAGGGGGAGAAGGATAGTGAGAGGGAGGAAGATAAAAAACCTACGGATGATCAATCTACAGATGTTGAGAGAAGAGAGTTGTTGGAGAGGAAGAGTAGGTATATGAGGCGGTTGGATAGGTTGTTTAAGTTGTTGTACAATGCGGCAAAGTTGAAGAGTGGGTTTGTGTTGGAGGAGCCGCAGCTGGTTGTCAATTACCTGTACGAGAAGCTGAACAGGTCACTCGGCGACTTTGTCGAACGCGACTTCGAATTCTCCAAAAACCTCACACTCGACGACTTCGAAGTCGACAAAGTCGAAACTCCCGTACCCGAACACCTCAAAAAGATGCAACTAGAAATGGAGTCTACACAGTCTACACAAGGATTTACACAGTCTACAGAAGGATCTACAGGGTCTACAGAAGGATCTACAGGGTCTACAGATACAAAATCTACACAGTCTACAGAAACAGAATCTCCAGAACCAAAATCTCCAGAAGAAAAGGGTATGGATGGTGGCTTGGAGTTGGAGGAGATATTTGCGGGTAAGGACCCTGAGGGGTTTGAGGTGACGCGGGGGAGCGTCGACGACGCCGAGGGAGAGCAGGCCATGTTCGACCACCTCAAGTCCCGCGGACTCGACGTCGAAAAACTCCGAAGCAAACAGGAAGATTACGACTGGTCCAACGACGAACtctaa